From Cygnus atratus isolate AKBS03 ecotype Queensland, Australia chromosome 1, CAtr_DNAZoo_HiC_assembly, whole genome shotgun sequence, the proteins below share one genomic window:
- the DRAM1 gene encoding DNA damage-regulated autophagy modulator protein 1 isoform X2 gives MPRAGQPRAMLCFMPGVAFVPALLVTWSSAAFIISYVIAVLAGHVEPLVPYISDTGTKPPESGIFGFMINISALLGVITMYIRYLIIKKQNESSHFIRSSCNMFSLCIGLMGCTGMGIVATFQELSVPSVHDIGALVAFGSGVVYITLQSIISYKSCPQWNTYFVCHIRMAISVISCIAFIPMIVFASKISMTKIDWTPGEKRVSIRISTEIHEDS, from the exons ATGCCCCGGGCAGGGCAGCCGCGGGCGATGCTGTGCTTTATGCCCGGCGTGGCTTTCGTCCCCGCTTTGCTCGTCACCTGGTCCTCGGCCGCCTTCATCATCTCCTACGTGATCGCCGTGCTGGCGGGACACGTCGAGCCCCTCGTCCCCTACATCAG TGACACTGGAACTAAACCTCCTGAGAGTGGCATCTTTGGCTTTATGATTAATATTTCAGCACTTTTAG gtgtAATTACAATGTATATcagatatttaataataaagaagcaaaatgaatcaTCGCACTTTATTAGGTCTTCATGCAACATGTTCTCGTTATGCATTGGATTGATGGGTTGTACTGGAATGGGCATAGTTGCAACTTTTCAG GAGCTGTCTGTTCCCAGTGTCCATGACATAGGAGCTTTGGTGGCATTTGGCTCTGGTGTTGTATACATAACGCTTCAATCTATAATCTCTTACAAGTCCTGTCCACAATGGAACACTTACTTTGTGTGTCACATAAGGATGGCCATATCTGTAATATCATGCATTGCTTTCATTCCCA tgaTTGTATTTGCTTCAAAAATTTCGATGACGAAAATTGATTGGACTCCAGGTGAAAAG agagtTTCAATAAGGATATCAACAGAAATACATGAAGACTCCtga
- the DRAM1 gene encoding DNA damage-regulated autophagy modulator protein 1 isoform X1, translated as MPRAGQPRAMLCFMPGVAFVPALLVTWSSAAFIISYVIAVLAGHVEPLVPYISDTGTKPPESGIFGFMINISALLGVITMYIRYLIIKKQNESSHFIRSSCNMFSLCIGLMGCTGMGIVATFQELSVPSVHDIGALVAFGSGVVYITLQSIISYKSCPQWNTYFVCHIRMAISVISCIAFIPMIVFASKISMTKIDWTPGEKDYTYHFMSAICEWTVAFGFIFFFLTFIRDFQRVSIRISTEIHEDS; from the exons ATGCCCCGGGCAGGGCAGCCGCGGGCGATGCTGTGCTTTATGCCCGGCGTGGCTTTCGTCCCCGCTTTGCTCGTCACCTGGTCCTCGGCCGCCTTCATCATCTCCTACGTGATCGCCGTGCTGGCGGGACACGTCGAGCCCCTCGTCCCCTACATCAG TGACACTGGAACTAAACCTCCTGAGAGTGGCATCTTTGGCTTTATGATTAATATTTCAGCACTTTTAG gtgtAATTACAATGTATATcagatatttaataataaagaagcaaaatgaatcaTCGCACTTTATTAGGTCTTCATGCAACATGTTCTCGTTATGCATTGGATTGATGGGTTGTACTGGAATGGGCATAGTTGCAACTTTTCAG GAGCTGTCTGTTCCCAGTGTCCATGACATAGGAGCTTTGGTGGCATTTGGCTCTGGTGTTGTATACATAACGCTTCAATCTATAATCTCTTACAAGTCCTGTCCACAATGGAACACTTACTTTGTGTGTCACATAAGGATGGCCATATCTGTAATATCATGCATTGCTTTCATTCCCA tgaTTGTATTTGCTTCAAAAATTTCGATGACGAAAATTGATTGGACTCCAGGTGAAAAG GATTATACTTATCATTTCATGAGTGCGATCTGTGAATGGACAGTGGCCTTTggttttatcttcttttttttaacgttCATTAGAGATTTTCAG agagtTTCAATAAGGATATCAACAGAAATACATGAAGACTCCtga